The following are from one region of the Vibrio rarus genome:
- a CDS encoding type II secretion system protein, with the protein MVKKTKGFTLIELLCVIVLMAVLAVVAIPKYFSFASDARSNSMKMVASAMRDSANQVAFKAQIQGVKNGDVYLESIGRSVSVYNGYVRGHWREAWQHILDIGKVIEWTNARTTCVKHDICGVGNQVGANIPGFPIPDNYSGERGLVLIWPQGYLLEDLCYSYYYNPQNGGEPTVGTVLDGC; encoded by the coding sequence GTGGTAAAAAAAACCAAAGGCTTTACATTAATAGAGTTACTGTGTGTCATTGTGCTAATGGCGGTGTTAGCGGTGGTAGCCATACCCAAGTATTTTAGTTTTGCCAGCGACGCTCGCAGTAACAGCATGAAAATGGTCGCCTCCGCTATGCGTGACAGTGCCAACCAAGTGGCCTTTAAAGCTCAGATTCAAGGCGTGAAAAACGGTGACGTCTACCTAGAAAGCATAGGACGAAGTGTCTCTGTATATAACGGATACGTTAGAGGGCACTGGAGAGAAGCATGGCAACACATTCTCGATATTGGAAAGGTCATTGAGTGGACCAACGCCCGAACCACTTGTGTTAAACACGATATTTGTGGTGTAGGCAACCAAGTTGGGGCGAATATCCCCGGCTTCCCAATACCCGACAATTACAGCGGAGAAAGAGGTTTAGTTCTCATTTGGCCGCAAGGTTACCTACTTGAAGACCTGTGCTACTCCTACTACTACAACCCGCAAAATGGTGGAGAGCCCACGGTAGGCACAGTGCTTGATGGCTGTTAA
- a CDS encoding ion transporter gives MKYFTKPKYNSIVIVLSVILAFISSYSNSIVIHALNWLVITYFVFEVIFKINENTFCGYISLLGNKFDLLIVIISLAFLFSPSESLGSVVYLRIFRMVSLIKIIRLMPNTEHIVNGLIRGIKASKAVLILLGIQLTFFSLLGFTLFSNIIPEYFGDPLRSMNTIFGIFTIENWGAVPEAAKALNQPYIYYSVNAFVIMVLVLGGFIALSLANAIFVDEMASDNNDDLMAEIKSLKSEISEIKGLLKNGDK, from the coding sequence ATGAAATATTTTACTAAACCAAAATACAATTCAATTGTCATCGTTTTATCTGTAATTCTAGCTTTCATTAGTAGTTATAGTAACTCTATTGTAATACATGCTTTAAACTGGCTTGTAATTACCTATTTTGTTTTTGAGGTTATTTTTAAAATTAATGAGAATACCTTTTGCGGATACATATCTTTATTAGGCAATAAATTTGATTTATTAATAGTTATTATAAGTTTGGCTTTTCTGTTTTCCCCGTCGGAATCACTTGGAAGTGTAGTGTATCTTAGGATATTTAGGATGGTGTCTCTTATAAAAATAATAAGATTAATGCCAAATACAGAACATATTGTGAATGGTCTTATTCGTGGTATAAAAGCCTCGAAAGCTGTATTGATTTTATTAGGTATACAGTTAACATTTTTTTCATTGCTAGGGTTTACTCTGTTTTCAAATATTATACCTGAGTATTTTGGAGATCCATTGCGATCAATGAATACTATTTTCGGTATATTTACCATCGAGAATTGGGGGGCAGTTCCAGAGGCAGCAAAGGCGCTTAATCAACCATATATATATTACTCTGTAAATGCGTTTGTCATAATGGTTTTAGTGCTCGGAGGATTTATTGCTTTATCTTTAGCTAATGCTATTTTTGTTGATGAGATGGCTAGTGATAATAATGATGATTTAATGGCCGAAATCAAATCTTTAAAAAGTGAGATTAGTGAGATAAAAGGACTGTTAAAAAATGGTGATAAATGA
- a CDS encoding type I restriction endonuclease — MDFIERLQGLSKKIAQTGSRLETEEATKNALIMPFLHTVLGYDVFDPTEVVPEFNADTGTKKGEKVDYALLKDGEVQILIECKKFGEKLSTKHASQLFRYFSVTNARIAILTNGEIYEFYTDLDAPNKMDDKPFLTLNMTEIDEHIVPEVKKLTKSSFDVDSVVDAAGELKYLNQIKKVLQEQFKSPEEDFVKFFTSKVYDGVQTAKVKAQFLDITSKALKQFLNDSINDRLKSAIGRNEDVSVNVKPPELEAEIKEEVLENNKSKVVTTEEEIDGFNIVKAILRAKLDVSRITSRDTQSYFGILLDDNNRKPLCRLHFNSKQKYVGVIGEDKKEVRHPIETLDDIYNLSDLLLAQASKYEE, encoded by the coding sequence ATGGATTTTATTGAACGTTTACAGGGACTATCTAAAAAAATAGCACAAACTGGTTCAAGATTAGAAACAGAAGAGGCTACAAAGAATGCTTTGATAATGCCTTTCTTACATACAGTTCTTGGCTATGATGTTTTTGACCCAACAGAAGTTGTTCCAGAGTTTAATGCAGATACAGGAACTAAAAAGGGTGAAAAGGTAGATTATGCACTTCTTAAAGATGGAGAAGTACAAATACTAATTGAATGTAAAAAATTTGGTGAAAAGTTATCTACCAAGCATGCAAGTCAATTATTTCGATATTTTTCAGTAACTAATGCTCGAATTGCAATCCTGACAAATGGTGAAATATACGAATTTTATACAGATTTAGATGCTCCAAATAAGATGGATGATAAACCTTTCTTGACTCTTAATATGACGGAGATTGATGAACATATCGTTCCAGAAGTTAAGAAGCTAACTAAATCATCTTTTGACGTTGACTCTGTTGTAGATGCGGCTGGTGAGTTAAAGTATTTGAATCAAATTAAAAAAGTACTTCAAGAACAATTTAAAAGTCCAGAAGAAGACTTTGTTAAGTTTTTCACTTCAAAAGTATATGATGGTGTTCAAACGGCAAAGGTGAAAGCTCAGTTTTTAGATATAACATCTAAAGCATTAAAACAATTTTTAAATGATAGTATTAATGATAGATTAAAATCAGCGATTGGTCGTAATGAAGATGTTTCAGTTAATGTAAAACCACCAGAATTAGAAGCTGAAATAAAAGAGGAAGTATTAGAAAATAATAAATCAAAAGTAGTAACTACTGAGGAAGAAATAGACGGATTTAATATTGTTAAGGCTATTCTTCGAGCGAAATTAGATGTTTCTCGTATAACATCAAGAGACACTCAGAGTTATTTTGGTATATTACTTGATGATAATAATCGTAAGCCTTTATGCAGACTGCATTTTAACTCCAAGCAAAAATATGTTGGTGTTATAGGTGAAGATAAAAAAGAAGTTCGTCATCCAATAGAAACGTTAGATGATATATATAACCTTTCTGATCTGTTGCTTGCACAAGCATCTAAGTATGAAGAGTAA
- a CDS encoding DUF6933 domain-containing protein codes for MTIKLLVFNCTKAAAEFFTVTRHGQKESPLVPAPHKTIQESVQNPIFPSELGMIASDSSQWHWVLHCVSIKRKKYLMVMDYESRFCITLLAGAKGDIYQFLNTFEPLLKTSFHSLAIESGVDNTEIELCIEYYDREVDECVFHPRGDRSVQAHLNDVYWHLERQCHDDGMLIKDIDLLGFSFFTGQFPRNSKHKKSHFFPSKEFVDQWRQWPLKSSPFDMSNVVDLSTYKRNLNK; via the coding sequence ATGACTATTAAATTGCTTGTCTTTAACTGCACTAAAGCCGCGGCTGAGTTTTTTACCGTTACCCGTCATGGCCAGAAAGAGTCGCCCCTAGTGCCTGCACCCCATAAGACCATACAAGAGTCGGTGCAAAACCCTATTTTTCCGAGCGAACTTGGGATGATAGCAAGTGATAGTTCTCAGTGGCACTGGGTACTTCACTGTGTATCCATTAAACGCAAAAAGTACCTAATGGTGATGGATTATGAGAGTCGTTTTTGTATCACTTTGTTAGCGGGAGCAAAAGGTGATATTTATCAATTTCTAAATACATTTGAACCACTTCTAAAGACGAGCTTTCACTCTCTAGCCATAGAAAGTGGTGTTGATAATACAGAAATTGAGCTGTGTATTGAGTATTACGATAGAGAAGTGGATGAGTGTGTATTTCACCCTAGAGGTGATCGTAGCGTACAAGCACACTTAAATGACGTTTATTGGCATCTTGAGCGTCAATGCCATGACGATGGAATGTTAATTAAAGATATTGACCTACTTGGCTTTAGCTTTTTTACAGGCCAGTTTCCCCGTAATAGCAAACACAAAAAGTCGCACTTTTTCCCTTCTAAAGAGTTCGTTGATCAATGGCGACAGTGGCCACTGAAAAGTAGCCCATTTGATATGAGTAATGTCGTCGATTTAAGTACTTACAAGCGCAACCTCAATAAATAA